GAGCATTCCCAGCACTGTTGCTGAAAGTTACAGAGGGCCACATCCCACTGAACTGggactttttgtgtttgttttggtttttgggtcacacctggcagcactcaggggccactcctggctctatgctcagaaatcgctcctggcaggctcagggaaccatatggatgccaggatttgaaccactgtccttctgtatgcaaggcaaacgcctcacctctgtgctatctctctggcccctgaactggGACTTTTTTCCCTGGGTACACACACCCCCCTCCCCCTGCCTTACCCCTCTGCATCAGCTACCCTCATGGCTCTGGGGTGCCCAGCTTGCCCCACACTCACTTCTGTCTTCCGAAATGACTTGCACCAACTCATAATCATCAGGCTCCTCCTCATCCAAGTTGTGTTTGTCCATGGCCTTGCGGATGACAGTTGGGGCCTTGTCTTGGCTAGTCACCTAAGGGCAGGGATAGCAAGGCCATCAGGGTAAGAGCAGAAGTCACCTCTGAATGTAGCAATGGGAGACCCTCAGAGAGACTCAGAGCCTTGGGGAGGCTTCCTACCAGCTGGCTCCAAACAGGCACATTCTGCCGGTTCTCCCAGCCCTGGACAGCCCCAATGCTCAAAGCTGCCACAGGAGTCGGCAGTGCCAGCTGGTATGAGCCACACATGATTTCTCAGGGACCAGGGTATTTAGCTCAGGGCTGCTACCAGAGCACTGTGCATGGGGCAGACATAAGGAGGGGTGCCTGGCCTGGTGTGGACAGTGGTGCACACCTGTGGAATGGTAGAACAAGGACCCATCCCCCAGAGAAGTGGGACATATCCCACTAGTGTAAATTCCAAATCCCTCAGTGTCTGACACTGCCATTTGCCTCCATGGCTGCCAGAGGCTGGGCTATCTCAGCTACCTTGCCAGTGCCGGCTAGTCTGGGGAGATGCACGAGCCAGGATGCGCCTCCCCACCTCAAGGCTACCAGATGCAGACATTTCCCCAACCTGAGCCtccccccagcccagcccagccttgCTCAGTCCCCAGGGCTCAGTGGCCCTCCGCATTCCTGCCTACCCCCGCTCACAAGCAaactctttgttgtttttgtttgggggccacacaaagccacagtcctggctctgcactcaaaaatcactcctggcagcctcaggaccctacgggatgctggggatcgaacccgggtcagcagcgtgcaaggcaaacaccctcccactgtgctacctAGTCCCTCACCAGCAAACTCTTGTACATGTTGCCGTTGTCCACGTCAAGGCTGACCCGGATGATGCAGTGGTCGCCCACCTGCTGGTTGTAGAGCGGCAGTGAAGGGGCCGAGCTGCAGACCCCGGACACCGATCGCTTGTGGGAACGTGTGGAGGCCACGGGGGTGGTCGAAGCGGAGGATGAGGAAGCGCTGCTTGAGGCTGAGCTCACACCGGATGTCTCCGGGGACGACTGGGAAGCGGCCTCCCAGAACTATAGGGACAACAGCATCAGAGGCGGCCCAGGGATGGGGGGCCAGGGGAAGTGCAAACACAAGGGTGGGGGGGCATCACCTTCTTCTCCTGCACGTCTGGGGACTCAGGCACGAAGCTCAGGTTGATCTCATCCACATCAGAGCTGGAGGACCCGGCTGAGTGCACGCTCAGCACGTCGGATACATCCCCGCCGCCCAGGTAGGGGCCGCAGCGTAGCTGATCGCAGGACTTGGAATGGGAGCTGCCGGCCGTGCTGAGCTCAGTGCTGGGGGCTTGGCGGCTGAGGGAGGATGAACAGGTGATCTGGGGCTTCAGGGGAGTGCGAATCTCCCCCTCCACTGCATAGATGGGAATGGACGAGTCACCCCACCAATACCCTACACGTACTCGCTCCAGCGCTTCACGATGGCTGTGCTCTTCTTTGCCTTCAGTGTGGTGCTGGCCAGCTCCGAGGGGGGTTCCAGCTCACAGGACAGGTTGTAGCTGTGGGGACAGAAGCTGGTCATGAGCCATGGGGGGCCCTCCACCTGAGCCCTTCTGGCCAAAGCAGCCCAGAAGCCTGTCCTCACCTTTCTGCCTCAGTGAGCCACTCCATGGTCCGGAACCAGGTGCCAAAAGCCTCCTCAGGCTCAATGCTGTAGTTGTTACAGGCTGACTGCAGCAGCTTGATTTGGGCGATTACTTCAAATtcctgtggtggtggtggtggtggtggtgggatgtaACAGTGAGGTGAGGAGTTCTGGGGCTTTTCAGGGGTCCCCGGGGATGCAGGGTGAGGTTTCTGAGGTCCCTGGGGTTGCTTGGGACAGTGTGGGGGTAACTAGGCACGGCCTCAGGGGTCCCTGGGGCACTAAGAAGGGTGTGAGGGTGCTGGCGGGTTTTCTGGGGTGATGGAGATCAGGTATCTCTCTGAATCTTTTCCTGCTCCCACCTCTGCCCTGGCTGGTTCACAGCACCTCTCCCTGGGAAGGGGATGCAGCCCTGATTCTGTGCAGCCTCCATAAATgtaagagggagaagaggagggcaGTTTCGTCCTCCCCGCTCCTTTGAGTGCTCCCCTGTCGCCATTCACTACtcaccttccttctcttctcgAAGTTGATCAGTCTTCCCTGGAAGGAGGACCAGATGGCCAATCAGAAGGGGGCCCACACCGTAGATCTCACCCCCTTAGGTCTACCGATGCACTACCCGGAGTGGACAGCAGGGGGCAGCAGCAGAGGCTCCCACCCACCCCTCAGGGACCATAGAGCCTGGCCTCACAAGCCTATGACCTCATGGGCTCCCTCTCTGCAGGGTCAAGAGGGCgagcgtgtgtgtgtggggggggggggcgcacgcTAAATGAACGCTGGTCCATGTCCTCTCCGTGAAGTGGGTGGGGGTTGGGGCTCACTTACATATAAATAGTCCTTCATAGCTGTgtcaagcatcaccaggtctgtGAGGAAGGTGCCCAGGTAGGGGATGGTGCCCTGGATAACGCCCTGTGAAGATGCACATGGCAGGTAAGAAAGAGCCCCCCCAAACTCTGCCTGGCAGAGGTGGGGACCTTGAACCCACAACTCCCACGTCTATGGCTCTCCCTTTTCCTCTggtcacccccccccacccccaggctgctagctGGCAGCTTCCCAAATTATGCTCTCCAGAGCTTTTCACTGCTGCAGGCCCAAAGCCTGGCCCCCAGCCCAGGGTGGTGAGAAGGGCACAGAGGGTACTCACAGTCTCCTTTGGCCGCTTCTGGGCTCTCTTGGGATTCATCTCTAGGGTGGCAAATTTAGAGGTGCCCTCCTGCAGGATGGATCATTCAGTTCAGTGGGGCTCCCCCCAGAGAACCCCAAGGAGCCAGTtatctcatacttttttttttgtttgtttagtttttttttttttgtttttttttttttaagccacacccagcagtgctcaagggttactcctggctatctgctcagaaataggtcctggcaggcacgggggaccatatgggacaccgggattcgatccaaccacctttggtcctggatcggctgcttgcaaggcaaatgccgctgtgctatctctccgggcccatctcatACTTTTTAAATATGGGGTGGTaactttagggccacacctggctctactcTAGGATCACCCCcactgggcttgggggaccacacacagtgctgtgtgcaaggccagcactgtgacccctgtactacctctctagcccctccaTTTCCCCACCTGGACAGCAAGAAGACTTAAAGGTCAGCATCTGGATAAAAGTAGGGGCAGCCAAGAGAAAGTCAGGGATGCTGGGGCCTGGTTGAATGGTCCTGCCTCCCCAGCACTCTGGGGTACCCCCTCTGAAGCCCATCAAAGGCTTCCCatcctgggaccagagcacagtgaggagggtgtttgcctagcatgaagttgacccaggtttgatccctggtatcccatatggttccctgagtctgccagaagtaattcctgagtgcagatccaggagtaacctctgagcaccgctaggtatgatccataaaacaaaacaaaaaaccaatccaaacaaaaaaaaggcctCTTCTCCCCACAAGCTCATGGTATGACCTTTACCTGGACAGGCCCCCCTGTCCCCTTCAGGGAAATGACACCAACCATCTTAACAGCTCATGTATGTCCCACAGTCAAGTCAGGTCCCCTGAAGCACAGGGGGACAGGCAGGACTCAGCTGTAGTGTTTGCTGAGGGGCAGTGAGGAGCCCCTGATGCAGGGCAGGGGAACCCTCACATGGAAGCATGAGCTGAGTTTCGTGGGGACCCCGTGTGCTACCAGAGGGAGCAGCTAGACCTAAGCCCCttggtccccaccccaccccaccttacCCCTGCAGGCCTCTCACCTTGATGAGCAGCTCCCTACTCAAGGAGTAATTGTTGTCATCTGAGAAGATCTCAGACAGCTTCTGGAACACGCGCTGGCTGTCCCTGTGCACAGGGAGTTGAGGCTTAGAGGGGTGGTTTGCAGATACAGTGGAAGAGACCGTGCCCATGACCCCAGTAGTATTTCTATCTTGGCCAGTTTGATCTCAGGCAGACAGAGTGGCAAGACGGGGAAATAAACACCCCCTAAAGCTGTCCTGGTGGATTGGGGAAACTGGGGTCCAGCACCTGACAGCCCTCACTATCCCCCAACAGCCTGTTGGCTTCCAGCTGCAGCCTTACCGAGGCACCTCCTCCCATGTCTTCTTCAATCGGTGGATAGAGTTGCTTTTCAGGGCAGACAGGATGGCATAGAGGGACGAGAAGTTCTTAAGGGCCCGACATTCCTGGTGAGGGAGCGAGGGATTGAGAAGGAGTCGCAGAGGGGAGGGAAGCCCCCCTGAAGGGAATCTGAGCCCCAGCCAGCCAGGCCTCGCCTCTGGCATACCCGAGCCACCTCAATCCAGTGCTCCAGGACCCTCGCTCTATCCCGTGGCGACACGCTACGGGCGCACAGGCACGTGGTGATGACACAGTTGGCGACGCTGTTGAACTGGGCCACGGTGGCCCGCACTGTTGGGGCCAGGTGTTCTTTGCCCTTCTTGTCCCGCTGCGACCAGATGGAGCCCAGGCAGTGGTATGGGACTACCTTCTTGAACAGCTCCTGGAGAGAACTGTGTCAGTCATCTCAGCTCATCCCAGGGACACTGCCTAAGCCCATAGAggtgcccaccccaccccactccaccccatttTCCTTCTATACACATAGGCCAGGAGGAAGTGACACAGTGTGGCCCAGGCAATCCTGCCTTGGATTCTCCCACTGTGGATATATCTAAGGGTAGAGGCCAGAGTGCCACCACAGTTGGAGTCAGCTGCATCTTGGGACATGGCCACAGGGACAGATAGCCAGTGTAGACACTAAGCCTAGAGCCCAGAGCCCAGGAGCAGTAGGGGTGCTAGGCTGGGGGGGTGAGGCTGGGCATGGCCGTGCAGGGCTCTCACCGCATCCATCAATGTGAATTGCTCAGCCACCAGGTCAGCAGAAAAAGTCAAGATGTGCGGCTGCTCAGGCAGCCCATTCTCCACAGCCCCGGGAGAAGGCCAGGCAAGCTCGGCCACTGAGCTAGCCGCTTCCAGTTCGAAGGTCTGCAACAGAGCCGCCTCTAGCTCCAATGCCGGTGTTGAGGTTGCTACTGGTTCATCTCCACTGCTCAGTGAAGCTGCTGACTCGGGCTCCAGAGCTGGGCTGAGCACTTGTGCTGGTAACTGAGAGAACTCAAGGTCCGGAGCAGGGCTGGGCACCTGAGCTGGTCTTAATGCCGACTCTAGCTCCAACGTGGGACTGGACACTCGAGCCAGTCTCACTTCCGACTCCAGCTCTGAAGCTGGGCTGGGTGCAAGAACCGGTGCCAAGGCTGATGCGTGCTCTGGAGATGGGCTGGGCGCTAAAGACAGGACCTGGGTGGGCTCCAGTTCTGGAGCAGGCCTGGATACTCGAGCTGGTTCAAGATCTGGAGTTGGCTTTATAGCTGGCACTGGAGCAGGTACCAGAGCTGTGAGATAAGGAAACCATAACTCAAAAATCTGCCCTTGCCAATCAGCAAAAGCAGGAAGCCCTTGCCCACAGTTTTTGGCAAGAGGGATCTGATTTGGGGACCAGATTTGGGCACCCTCCTCACCCTCGGGGTCAGCCTCAGTGAGTTCCGCATTTTCCAACTGGGCTAGAAGGAGATGGGCACGGCGTTCCAGGTCTGAGCCGGGCATATTGAGCTGTACATAAGCCACCAGCTGCTTGAGGCAGGGAAAGTCAGGGGGCTGGCAGAAGTCCTCAGAGTACTGGTCCAGCCAGGTGCCCAGGATGGAGGAGATGGCACTGGAGGTGGTAAaacattgtcaaaaaaaaaaaaaggccaagggACCTCTCCTGTCCACAGCCACCACCCCCTATTGCAGCCTGGGGAAAAGGCAGAGCATAGGTGGAACCCCTTTATCCACTCACTTTTTGAGTTGGTCCTGGGAACCTCCGTCCTGGCCAGAGTAGGGCAGGATGCAGCCATATCTAGAGGGGGCCGTGAGGGCATCACAGGTTCGGTACCTGCTAGGAGCCATGCATTACCGACCAGAAGGTTTGGGGATACCTGTCTGCCTATGTGTTCCCAGACCTAGTGTAATGCACCATGGCCACACTGAGCCCTGCTGATCCTTGACCCAGCCAAGGAGCCAGTAGTCTTCTTCCTTGAATCCTACACGGCAGCAGCCACAGACTCCTTGGccccagccttccttccttccttccaccccagGGCAGTTCTGACTCTAGAAGTGGGGAACACATGCAGGACTCACCTTTTGAAGAGCAGGTCGAGGACCTGTTGGGTGGTGGTGAAGGTTCGGTAGGTGCAGAGGAAGATGGTGACATAAGACAGGTCGCTGCCCTGGAAGGCGGGCACCAGGTGCTCCACCAGCCGCTCTAGTGTGCCTGCCTTTACTGTGCGCACCTGGCATGTCTCCAACAGGCTGACAGGTGATTCGTTCTCACACTATGAGGACAGGGAAGCGGCACAGCCAGTAGGCAGGTCAGCAGCAGTCCCGGATGCAGAGAGACCCCCCCACCCATTCCCACATGAACAGAGACCGTCTGGGGTCTCCAAGGAGTATGGGGAGGACCTACCATAGGGCCTTTGGGGAACTGAGGGAGACTAGGAACAAGCCTTTCTCTGCACGGGGTGTGACCCTTCAGCTTAGCAGAATGGGAAgctgggatggtggggattgagaAGACCACAGAGAAGCAGCCCACAGCAGCAAAGAACTGGCTGGATGACTGTGGGCAGCACTCTGCCTTCTAGAATGTTCCATCCCAGCCAGGCCCCATCTCCTGGCTAGCTGGGTTGAGGGAGGTATGGAGGATGTGGGGGTGAGGAGGTGCCAGACACAGGAGATAGTCACTGCAGAGATGGGGAGGGGGTGCCCACCAGAACTGCCCCTTGACCCTCTGACAAATGTTCTGGATTgatttgaaacccaactacagttatgGGAACAAATGCAGCTGGGACATAGTAGGGTGAGCTAAGCCtgtctgggggtggggagaggaatgCAGGGTCTTGAGGTGGGAGGTCTTAAGGGGGTCTGCCCTTAAGTGTGTGCCTGGCCACACTCACCCCTAGCCAACGCTGACCCCGGGGGGTGCCGTGGTGCGCCTGGACCCTGCGTACGGAGATGGAGTATATGACCCCATTCACCAGCTCCTCGCTGATCTCCTGCGTCGAACTCTGCTAAGACAGTGGGGGGCAGAGGCCAGGAGTCAGAGTCTATTCCCCAAAATTTCCCCTTCCATTGCCTGCTGGCCACCCAGCTTCAGGCAGGAGAAGTGGACCTAGACAAAGGTAGAATTGAGTGGGAACCCTGTCAAATCGGATTCTGTGACTCAGTCATTGCATATGACAGGGGTCCCTGTGTGGCTCAGGCAGCCCAAGGCCTCCCCTGTACCCAGTGTCGGTGCAGCCAGGGGTTCTGACCcggaaagccccccccccccccgtttcccGCAACCCCTCCTGGCACAAAGGCCAGGCCTGGTTCCAGGTAGCTGCCCCTGCATGTGTGAGAAAGTAGCTGCCACTGCACTGTCAGCCCAAGGGGCAGGGACCTTGTGGCCCTGCCAAGGGAAGGCCAAGACAAAGTGCCTGGGATCAGGCGGACTACAGTGTGGGAGAGCGTTTTGCCACTCCAGACTCTGGGAAGGGGGTGTCCTCCGGAAGGTGGCTTCCTCTCCCCACAGCAGGAGCCATGGAAATCCCTGCAGCTGACCCGGGAATCAGCCAACAGTTTTCTCAGAAATGCAGGGAGTGAGTGGGGACACGGCCAGGGCTCTGCAGAGCCTGCACTGAGGGAGCACAGCCCCCCTCGCAAGATGTCTAACAGATATCCAAGGGACCAGGCAGCCATGGAGATGGTGGGGCCTGTGGAGCTCACATCTCACCTTGTGCCAGACCCAGACCTAGGGTGACCGCTTAGCTCAAGGGTTCCAAAAGGACCATCAGGCTGGGGGTCCTGGATATGAACCCCCCCAAGTCCACTCCTCCCCTGGTCCCAGTGGGGTCTCAAGGGAGGTCGCCGGGACACACCACCCTGTGCTCCTCCCCCCAAGCTGGCGTGAATAGCGGCTctgaacacagagagagagagagagagagagtgcgcGCACGAGAGAGAATGAGAGCAAGCGGGCCTCACTGGCAGCCAGCAGCTGGCCTGCCCGCCTGGCCGTCATGTGATCCCCagccctgcccccacccccaaggggCCCCTTCTGCCAGCCAGGcaagggggagggcaggaggctCAGAGCCACATGGGCCAGAAGGGGCCGTCAGCACCCACgcagagatgggggggggggccaatGGGCCAATGGTGGGAATTCACAGACAGTAGCCCCTGATCTGACTAAGGCCaaggtgtttgtgtttgtgtctgGCTGCTCCTAAGGTGCTCTTGGGGATGGTACAAGGGGGCTGCGTGGTGCCTGGAACCCTCAGGCGCTGTTCTGTGAGGGGTCAGGTCCCTGGGGACACAGTGTCCTGAGGCCTGACTCCCTCCCCACAGACCCCCAAGCTCCAGGCTGCTCACTTGTTATCTCATGTGGTGTAGGTGGTTTGTGTCTACTCCAGGATCATCCTGATGGGAGGGATGCTTTGTCCCCCAACTGTCCCATAATGGGGGCTCAGGGACTGACCCACCCCTTGAAGCGCAGAGGTCCAAGTCCTCTAGGAAGGCACTGGGCATATGGATGTACCCTCCCTGCCCAAGGCCTTCTTACATGGGAAAGCAAGTTGGGTGGGGGAATGAAGTACCACCACCCCTCCAGATGCCCTGAAACACACACTGGCCCAGCAAGGCAGAGGGTAGGAGCtgcaggttggggtgggggtcTACTGAGCCACAGAACTCATCCCTGGGTCCAATGGCCTCCAAGAGCCCAGGACCCCCCAGTAAGGATCTGGAAATGAGGAAGCACAGCTGAGGTGACCCAGGGGCTGGCAGGGAGCTGGGGACCAGGGACTGATAGACTCTGTCCGTCCAGTCCTGACtcatctctctt
This is a stretch of genomic DNA from Suncus etruscus isolate mSunEtr1 chromosome 5, mSunEtr1.pri.cur, whole genome shotgun sequence. It encodes these proteins:
- the RALGDS gene encoding ral guanine nucleotide dissociation stimulator isoform X7, with the translated sequence MMVDCQSSTQEISEELVNGVIYSISVRRVQAHHGTPRGQRWLGCENESPVSLLETCQVRTVKAGTLERLVEHLVPAFQGSDLSYVTIFLCTYRTFTTTQQVLDLLFKRYRTCDALTAPSRYGCILPYSGQDGGSQDQLKNAISSILGTWLDQYSEDFCQPPDFPCLKQLVAYVQLNMPGSDLERRAHLLLAQLENAELTEADPEALVPAPVPAIKPTPDLEPARVSRPAPELEPTQVLSLAPSPSPEHASALAPVLAPSPASELESEVRLARVSSPTLELESALRPAQVPSPAPDLEFSQLPAQVLSPALEPESAASLSSGDEPVATSTPALELEAALLQTFELEAASSVAELAWPSPGAVENGLPEQPHILTFSADLVAEQFTLMDAELFKKVVPYHCLGSIWSQRDKKGKEHLAPTVRATVAQFNSVANCVITTCLCARSVSPRDRARVLEHWIEVARECRALKNFSSLYAILSALKSNSIHRLKKTWEEVPRDSQRVFQKLSEIFSDDNNYSLSRELLIKEGTSKFATLEMNPKRAQKRPKETGVIQGTIPYLGTFLTDLVMLDTAMKDYLYGRLINFEKRRKEFEVIAQIKLLQSACNNYSIEPEEAFGTWFRTMEWLTEAESYNLSCELEPPSELASTTLKAKKSTAIVKRWSDRQAPSTELSTAGSSHSKSCDQLRCGPYLGGGDVSDVLSVHSAGSSSSDVDEINLSFVPESPDVQEKKFWEAASQSSPETSGVSSASSSASSSSASTTPVASTRSHKRSVSGVCSSAPSLPLYNQQVGDHCIIRVSLDVDNGNMYKSLLVTSQDKAPTVIRKAMDKHNLDEEEPDDYELVQVISEDRKLKIPDNANVFYAMNSTANYDFVLRKRTSAKGAKVPHGASSTLPRVRQKGLRMAKGIF